A stretch of the Nothobranchius furzeri strain GRZ-AD chromosome 5, NfurGRZ-RIMD1, whole genome shotgun sequence genome encodes the following:
- the msh5 gene encoding mutS protein homolog 5 isoform X3: MAAAQEHSREGGRVMVYGGPGRNEDEEEETDIYVVLLSVLVHHGQVGLCFYDSEDSSLHYMADTPDNHDLHLLARVIEEVKPQVIITSAKQERCLTRYLQSLDSNQHYKPEVVTYPYADFGLEVGKQRLLSAHLPFLPANISERDKLSYLSSCITFDSPLMLRAVGALLKCLDRRRVGVELEDSSVGVPVLQFHAYTLKDVVCIDKDTYSVLQIFKSDLHPSVYKLHSGEKEGLSLYGILNCCRSKSGSKLLRQWFLRPTQDLAVLQRRQEVIVFFTSPRHSDILKTLQTSLRNFRNIPSLLRRMSLSNTKVTDWQSLYKTVCSALCIRDTVRNLPQSIQVFHEITEGFSDDLHNMCNLISRVVDFEASLEENRFTIKPNVDPAIDEKKRRMMGLSDFLTDVARRELESLDPQIPSCCVIYIPLIGFLLTVPRLPSMVEKEDFEMEGLEFMFLSEDRLHYRSQRTRELDNLLGDLHCDIRDMETAVMTQLQNTILERSPSLYQVLGLTAELDCLMAMSSASQEYSYTHPKLTNHREIAVTQGRHPLLELCSPVYVANSFHSSESDGRIKIITGPNSSGKSIYLKQVGLIVFMALIGSDVPAKEAEIGLVDGIFTRMQSRESVSLGLSTFMIDLNQMAVALNSSTGNSLVLIDEFGKGTNTVDGLSLLAASISHWLRRSPVAVPCVLLATNFHSLLQLDLLPTSALLSFLVGRSTVPQGFWVR, translated from the exons ATGGCAGCAGCTCAAGAACATTCAAGAGAAGGAGGGAGAGTGATGGTTTATGGTGGCCCTGGCAGGAatgaggatgaagaggaagaaaCTGACATATATGTG GTTTTGTTGAGTGTTTTGGTGCATCATGGGCAGGTGGGTCTCTGCTTTTACGACAGCGAGGACTCCTCTCTACACTACATGGCTGACACTCCTGACAACCACGATCTTCACCTGTTGGCCAGAG TCATTGAGGAGGTTAAGCCCCAGGTAATCATCACCAGTGCAAAGCAGGAACGGTGCTTGACTCGCTACTTACAAAGCCTCG ATTCCAACCAACACTACAAGCCAGAGGTGGTAACTTACCCATATGCAGACTTTG GTCTGGAGGTTGGTAAACAGAGGCTTCTCTCTGCCCACCTGCCTTTCCTTCCAGCCAACATTTCAGAAAGAGACAAACTGTCCTACCTTTCCTCCTGTATCACTTTTGATTCGCCCCTGATG CTTAGGGCGGTGGGTGCTCTGCTAAAGTGTCTGGACAGGAGGAGAGTGGGAGTGGAACTGGAAGACAGCAGTGTTGGCGTTCCAGTTCTGCAGTTTCATGCCTACACGCT CAAAGATGTGGTGTGCATCGACAAAGACACTTACAG TGTTCTCCAGATCTTCAAGTCTGACCTGCATCCATCAGTGTACAAGCTCCATTCAGGTGAAAAGGAAGGCCTCAGTCTTTATG GGATTTTGAACTGTTGTAGGAGCAAATCTGGGTCCAAACTGCTTCG TCAGTGGTTTCTGCGTCCAACTCAAGACCTGGCGGTGCTACAAAGGAGACAGGAAGTGATAGTTTTCTTCACCTCACCTCGACACTCAGACATCCTGAAGACCCTGCAGACGTCATTACGCAACTTCAGAAACATACCA AGTCTCCTGCGCCGTATGTCCCTCTCTAACACCAAAGTCACAGACTGGCAAAGTCTCTACAAG ACGGTTTGCAGTGCGTTGTGTATCAGGGACACGGTCCGAAACCTGCCTCAGTCCATTCAGGTGTTTCATGAGATCACCGAAGGCTTCTCTGATGATCTCCACAACATGTGCAACCTCATCAGCCGAGTC GTGGATTTTGAGGCCAGCTTAGAGGAAAATCGCTTCACCATCAAACCAAACGTTGATCCTGCCATCGATGAGA AGAAGAGGAGGATGATGGGATtgtctgacttcctgacagatgtAGCCAGAAGGGAGCTTGAAAGCCTGGACCCTCAAATCCCCTCCTGCTGCGTCATTTACATCCCGCTG ATTGGGTTCCTGCTGACTGTGCCTCGGCTGCCGAGTATGGTGGAAAAGGAGGATTTTGAAATGGAGGGCCTTGAATTTATG ttcctCTCAGAGGACCGACTGCATTACCGCAGTCAGAGAACCAGGGAGCTGGACAACCTCCTGGGAGACCTCCACTGTGATATTAGAG ACATGGAGACGGCAGTGATGACGCAGTTGCAGAACACAATCCTGGAGAGGAGCCCATCGCTGTACCAG GTTCTGGGTCTCACTGCCGAGCTGGACTGTCTGATGGCTATGAGCAGTGCTTCCCAGGAGTACAGCTACACACACCCCAAGCTCACCAACCACAGAGAGATAGCAGTCACCCAGGGCAG ACATCCACTGCTGGAGCTGTGCTCTCCTGTGTACGTGGCCAACTCCTTCCACAGTTCTGAATCAGACGGCAGAATCAAGATCATCACTGGCCCCAACTCGTCTGGCAAGAGCATCTACCTCAAACAG GTAGGTCTGATAGTATTCATGGCTCTGATTGGCTCAGACGTGCCGGCGAAGGAGGCAGAGATCGGTCTGGTGGACGGGATCTTCACCCGCATGCAGAGCAGAGAGTCGGTGTCGTTGGGCCTCAGCACCTTCATGATAGACCTGAACCAG ATGGCCGTGGCTCTTAACAGCAGTACTGGCAACTCACTAGTTCTCATCGATGAATTTGGAAAAGGAACAAACACG GTGGACGGACTGTCTTTACTGGCTGCATCAATCTCTCACTGGCTGAGAAGGTCTCCGGTGGCCGTTCCTTGCGTCCTGTTGGCTACGAACTTCCACAGTCTGCTGCAGCTGGACCTGCTTCCAACCAGCGCCCTGCTGTCCTTCCTGGTAGGGAG
- the LOC107379646 gene encoding SPRY domain-containing SOCS box protein 1, with translation MFDKRSLYKTDDCKRSGATDTIQPSCCPLMTLCPIMGLILSAWLYGKAAHPTPPSSAFLPLAAPTSSRLTLTLNSSPVSPGDRHSRWSSVHHSPHFILSACKQEATRSPAELSSDGARAEMGVRSGLHVWELTWSLKHRGSHAAIGISRQECPLHDSGYKVLVGGDSRSWGWELKTNQLWHGGQTLECYPDKSRRCRSGAANNFRPQSSNSHSTKEAEGPLLIPERVLLVLDADAGTLGYFVDGSFLGVAFRDLPSGVELFPAISSVRGGASIRLRYLNGTTSNPPALMALCGLSICQHLGQQRQDQAEKLPLPPFLQRYLLSCF, from the exons ATGTTTGATAAGAGATCTTTATATAAGACTGATGACTGCAAACGCTCTGGAGCTACTGACACCATCCAGCCCAGCTG TTGTCCTCTGATGACCCTTTGTCCCATAATGGGTCTCATCCTGTCTGCTTGGCTGTATGGCAAAGCAGCCCATCCCACTCCACCTTCATCGGCCTTCCTTCCACTTGCCGCTCCAACCTCCTCGCGCCTCACGCTGACTTTGAACTCTAGCCCAGTTTCTCCCGGAGACAGACACTCGCGCTGGAGCTCAGTCCATCACTCTCCTCACTTcatcctctctgcctgcaaaCAGGAGGCGACACGATCTCCTGCTGAGCTCAGCAGCGATGGAGCGAGGGCAGAGATGGGGGTGAGGAGTGGGCTTCATGTGTGGGAGCTAACGTGGAGCCTCAAACACAGAGGAAGTCATGCAGCCATAGGGATCTCAAGGCAGGAATGTCCTTTGCACGACTCTGGTTATAAAGTTCTGGTGGGAGGAGACTCACGTTCCTGGGGATGGGAGCTTAAGACCAATCAGCTCTGGCACGGTGGGCAAACTCTGGAGTGCTACCCAGATAAAAGTAGAAGGTGTCGCTCTGGGGCTGCAAACAATTTCAGACCACAATCTTCTAATTCACATTCCACAAAGGAGGCAGAAGGCCCTCTTCTCATTCCCGAGCGTGTCCTGCTGGTCCTGGATGCAGATGCAGGGACTCTGGGGTATTTTGTTGATGGAAGCTTCCTTGGCGTAGCTTTTAGGGACCTTCCTAGTGGAGTAGAACTCTTCCCAGCAATAAGCAGTGTGAGAGGAGGAGCCAGCATACGATTGCGCTATCTTAACGGCACCACAA GTAATCCTCCAGCCCTGATGGCTTTATGTGGACTGTCAATTTGTCAGCATTTAGGACAGCAACGACAGGACCAAGCTGAAAAATTGCCTCTTCCACCTTTCCTCCAGCGTTACCTGCTTTCTTGTTTCTAA